The genome window TCTGACGGCGAGGTCCTCAATATTCTCAACCATTGcgatttttataaaatttataacttttcCATTATGTCCCATTTCTTGTTGtctttcttctttctccaaCTATTCTATCACTCAACCCCATATCATTATTTAGGGAAAATTAGCAACCACTCcatctcttctttttttctcaTATGCTCACAGGAGTTCTCTATCACTCAGTGATAGCAAGTTGTAGGGATTCGTTGATTGGTTCTGAGTTTCTTCAAATGGAAGTAGCAAATGGGTCAAGTATGAGCCAAATATGTTTAGCggtctaccgttcaagaggcatCACATATCAACTGTGACTGGAGATCAACACTACTTCCGCTTTCGCTATTACGAGGTCAGGTTAGATTATTCTGTAtgattagattattttatctaaCATTTGATATCATATCTTTTATAATCCCTGCTTGGTTGAttgttatgcttaaaatcaACATTaagttacatttggtatcagatcTTTTATAATCCCTGTTTGGTTGATCTCAACATTAAGTTTTCATATACGTTAAGTTTTTGTATATGTTCATCTACCTAGCTTTCAATTACAATCTTTTAATTCTTCAAGATATGCCAACATAATATATCTATTtggtttttatataattaagcAAACTGTTATGTATATTTTGAAAGTTAGATGaattatttgtaattgattCTTATACGGTAGAATTAATTGTGGTGGTTTTGAATGACTGAAAATCAATTCAACATTAAGCACATAACAAGTATCCTCCGTTTCGAACTAcgcgacgtcggtttttttttgCCGGATTTTGGCTGGTTTTGGACGCTGCCGGTGCGCCAATTTTGTTTTGGTAGCCACAATTAGCATAAGATTTGTCGGCGGTCGCTGACGACGAAGGGGAGACGAGACATTGCGACGTAGGATGGCGGCGAAGGCACAACCTCAAGGAACGTCGTGTTCTGCAGATCTTCGCCGGACTGGTTCGCGACGAGGTTGAGGCGAGCTGACGGCGGCGGTGTTGGTGTTGCGTGGAGGTCAGGCGATGGTGGCGCTAGGCTTTCCCGACGATGACGTCATTGCCCTCTCCTCCTTCCGGTGACGCTAGGTCCTGCTGGCTCTGTTCGCCGCTACTTCACTCAGCTTCATCGTCCATCCATGGCTGCTGCTAGGTTTTCCCTTGTCTGTTTCGTTCACGCTTTCCGAGCGACGATGAGACTTGAAGTAGTTGGCAATGGACGACGGGCGACGTCGTGGCTAAGGGCAGTTGGCGCCgatgacatttgcttttggttgTCTTCATTAGATGGAATCATTACACGGCTGGACAAGCTATTTTGAATTGGATTCCAAAAtgttgtggaaaaaaaaaatcgggcAAAACATGCAAACACGGGTGTAGATGTGGTGTTGTAGTAAAAAGCTAACACCTCCTCTTCATGAGGAGTGttatcttttaatatttttttcactcAGGCAATCATTAGCTTTAAATGATTAGTAAAAAAGGTAATGATTAGTGTAATGATCATGTATCTTTAAATGATTAGTAAAAAAGGTAATGATTAGTATAATGATCATGTAGCTTTAAATGATTAGTAAGAAATGTtagcttgtattattttttacgGATGTTGATGATTACTCTAATGATATAACTAACTAGGTTTCAATGATTAGTTAGTTATTAGAATGATTAgctattaatgattaattaatgattatggTTAATTGATTAGTTGTAtgcttttttaattattttgtcatACTTgtgcaataattattattgtgagtTAAAGATAAGATAGTAACGCTAAAACTTGTAcgataaatttcaattttaaattaatacaattcaacatatttaatatacatttgtaaaataaaataaagcacaTGTTTAATCCAAAAATTTAGTGGTGTCCCCTGCAAGTTAAGTTAATGAAGTCTtgttaaaaacaataaattgaATGACAATATAAATTAGGGAAATtgcatatatgtttgtgtgCTAGAGATATCCCGGTCATGATTGACCAATATTTCATTCCGGGAGACTTCGTGATTCAAGATATTGAAGAGGATGTCAATGTCCCCATTATCCTTGGTAGGCCTTTCTAGCTACTGCCGAAGCCATCATAGATGTGAAAAGAGGCAAGCTTGTAATGGAGGTTGCCGAGCACAAGATTGATTTCGATATATTTAAAATGGCCAAACACCAACCTTCCTATGTGGATGAGTCCAATATGGTGGAGGTGATGGAAGGGTGCGTTGATGAAGTGAGGATGGCCCGATGGGAGGAAATTGAAGAACTATATGTACTTTGGAGGAGGAAATAGAAGAGCCCCATGCCACATTTGAATCAATTGGGGAGGAACCATCTCCCAAGGTAGAACTCAAGCCCTTGCCTTCCAATCTTTGGTATGAATTTCTTGACTCTAAGTCTTCATTTCCCATGATTGTTAATGCTTCTTTGAAAAATTATGAAATGAAAAAATTGCTTCATGTGCTAAAAAGACATAGAAGGGTGATTGGGTATTCAATTGGGGATCTCATTGGCATTAACCCAAAGTATTGTATGCATAGAATTTACCTTGAGGACAATGCCAAGCCCATCTTGAAGCCTCTTAGGAGGTTGAACCCCAATCTAAAAGATGTGGTAAAAAAGGAAATCATGAAATTGCTTGAGGCCGACATcatctaccctatttcggatTGCAAATGGGTTAGTCCCATTCATGTTGTACCGAAAAAGGGCGGAATGACGgtcattgaaaatgaaaataatgaatTGATCCCTACGACCCTACTAGTACTTGTTACCAGGCACCGCATGTCCATTGATTATAGTCTAAAAGGAAATCAAGAAACCACAATTGTTCCTTCCctaaaaccccaaaaaaaattgtaattcaattcaacgaaaaaaataaatagtgaTTTAGAACACTGATGctaaaaatatactaaaaattaatataaaaattcacTGACTGGTGATTCAGAACATTTCCAAAACCTCCTACTAGGATTGCGATCTATCCAAGAAGTTTGAATAACTAGTTGATTCCCACATTAACACTCTCGAATGTCTATGGAGTCCCCAAAATTATATGTCCCCCTTGTACTACTTGAAGAAGATGACATTATTGGCCATATATGAGGTTTCTTGAAGAAGATGAATTTTGTTTGGAAAACTTATTTAGGGTTTCATatacaagaaattaaatatgtgtCTCTACGATGAATGAGaaaaaatagtctaaatatgTGTTTTTTGCCTTAAAAATGAATCAACAAAGAAAAGGGATGCTTTTACACCTATATTTTACATGCGGTATGATAAAGTAATATACGGAGATACGAATGAAATACTTTGTATTAATACTCAAACGGGTACAAGTAGAAATACCCTATACGAAACGGGTCTACgagacagtgggtcagaggttcccggtctctttgaCAATTCAGGAGATAGAAACAGCCAAAAGTCCACTCACTATcaataaatgcgccttttataagCGGCCTCGGGAAGTGTCCCGACCTTACAGCATGCGTTACATGTGTCAAGCATGCACTGGCATGCACGACGGCCCTACGCAATGAAGCTAGATGTGATTCCCCGATAGGCTGGGGCTATTGGCCAAATGGGACGCTTGCTAAGGGGTGGGGTGCCAATACAGTCGGCCTATGCGGACCGGTAAACCGGGCGAGGTACTTAGGGAAGAAAGCACCAGTAGCCGAAATCAGATCGGTAGACCGGGAGAAGCAGAGCGGGATTTTATCCGGATCCCTATCACGGTAAATAGAAGAACATCAGAAGGTAAGATTTTGAAATTCGGAGACTGGTTAAAtagaaagtttaggactaaatgtggcaaaacCACCATATTTGGAAGACCTTGgttggtattaactctttccTTACGTCATATTTATCTTTGTGTATATGTGTTTGTCTTATATTGTTAGTTATCGTTGCTCACTATTTGTTGTTGATTGCTTAGCTCCTTGTTGATTTCCTTACTACTACTCTATAGTTGCTTGTAATTACATATTACATTCTATATATAACCCCCAATCTCGAGAAAATGGAAAAACACTTGTGCTCTCCACAGCTATATCAGTAACCTCCATGCACCCCAAGCTTAAGCACCACTTTAGCTTTACACCCAAACATATTTGATACCCTGAGTCTCTTAtgagaagaaaaacaaagatCATCAACTACAGACAACGCTCAAGTATCCAAAGATGCATTTTAAAATCCCTCCTGACTACGTACACTATATTTCAATACAATAACACCATTCATACTCTTCCTAAATGTGTTATGCATGTAAGCAAACCCCGTAACCGCAACATGTGTTGTTTATAAAGCTGAACATACACTATCATCCAAGAAATCAAATAGTTGCCACACATAAGGTTGCAAGTCGTCATCACACTCCATGGCGCAATACTTAATCAACCCAAGGGATATCTCTAAATTATAACCACTTCCTTCAACATTATAAGTCATACCACATGATTCTTCCcaaatagcaaaaaaaaaaaaaaaactcaaactcAATGCTggaaaaacacacaaaaagaCACAATTACAACATTAACTATAATTGCAACACACCAACCTAAAACACCCAATCCAGCCCCCATGGAAAATAAAGCCAATCGGTCATGCAGTACATATACCAAATGAATGCACTAAACTTCCCACCAAAATACACAAACTACTACATATGGTCACACCCTATAATCATAACTACTAACCCTTCCTCCAATCATAAAGACCAGGAACGAATAACCACCATTACACTTCACACAAATCTATGATGCACTATGACTACTAATCCAATGTACAAACAAAACTAATGGAATCCAACCCAAAACGCACCAACCCCAACGAACAACCCACAATGCACAATAATTAGCACTCTaatgcaaataaaaaattaaaaaaaaaaaaaaaaaaaaaaaaaaaaaaaaaaaNaaaaaaaaaaaaaaaaaaaaaaaaaaaaaaaaaaaaaaaaaaaaaaaacctcatagcatgcatgcatgattcCACTCAGCCAAATCTCACAAAAATGAAATCATACATTCATAACAACAACCAACAACCCTTAGAATCATCACCACTATGATGAATACACAGTGATCACCATTACCATGATGGAcacattcaaaaaatatatgccGGCACATACTACGCAATCGAACTATTATcataaaaaacattaaaaacggcAATCCACACCATACAAAACATAAACAAAGAGTACTTATATCCATTCTTATACACAAACTACAAGTACGCCACCACCGAAAATCAATTCACTAGTGACGCCAATTACAAACAACTCCTAAAATATAAACAATTTCGACAAGTAATAGAGTAGACATATTTTAATAAGTGTTTCAGCAAAGCACTCTCCTTGCATTTTGGGTGACTTGAAACTAGACCATTATTTATCATTCACTACATTTTTAGATCTTACACAAGACATAACATGTATAAACTATGAATAAGAACAATTTAGAGAGTGATGTTTAGCTCCATGCTAGTTGACCATATTCACCGCCTCACTAGAAGTTAGGTGTTTCCTTATTTAAGTAAGAAATGAGCTTTTAAACACTCATTCGCTTAAATATGTAATCGATAGTGGGGAACAGCTATCAAGTGCTTGGCACGAGGCATCACAAGAGAAAATTTCTCAGTCATGTCTAACTCTTTAGGTAACATACCATTTGGAAGTTCCCAATCAAAGCAGTGCACTAGTTGCGCTACCACCAATCTTACCACAGTAATTCCAAGTTGTAAACCAGGACAACTTCTTCTACCAGAGCTAAAAGGAATGAATTCAAAATTCCTACCTCGATAGTCTATATTGCAACCTTCAAACCtctctgggataaatttttcaGGATCAACCCACACATTTGGATCACGTCCAATTGACCAAACATTTACAATGATTCGTGCTTTTTTTGGTATGTGAAATCCATCAACCGTGGAATCCTCCCTTGCCTCACGAGGGATAAGTAATGGCCCCGGAGGATGAAGTCTAAAGGAT of Ipomoea triloba cultivar NCNSP0323 chromosome 3, ASM357664v1 contains these proteins:
- the LOC116012107 gene encoding uncharacterized protein LOC116012107, with product MFSGLPFKRHHISTVTGDQHYFRFRYYEAFLATAEAIIDVKRGKLVMEVAEHKIDFDIFKMAKHQPSYVDESNMVEVMEGCVDEVRMARWEEIEELYVLWRRK